In Phacochoerus africanus isolate WHEZ1 chromosome 2, ROS_Pafr_v1, whole genome shotgun sequence, one DNA window encodes the following:
- the LOC125121370 gene encoding olfactory receptor 1L4-like, protein MDMETKNDSSSMSDFILLGISSNPQLQKPLFAVFLIMYLVTLVGNVLIILAINSDTQLHTPMYFFLSNLSFMDICFTTVIVPKMLVNLLSETKSISYVGCLVQMYFFMAFANTDSYLLASMAIDRLVAICNPLHYDVAMSPRHCLLLLLGSCTISHLHSMLRVLLMSRLSFCASHTIKHFFCDTQPVLKLSCSDTSSSQVVVMTETLAVIATPFLCILFSYLRIILTVLRVPSVGGKWKAFSTCGSHLSVVVLFYGSVIYVYFRPLSMYSVVKDRVATVMYTIVTPMLNPFIYSLRNKDMKRGLRKMVHQLK, encoded by the exons ATGGACATGGAGACAAAGAACGACAGCAGCAGCATGTCAGACTTTATCCTTCTGGGCATCTCTTCCAACCCTCAGCTTCAGAAACCCCTCTTTGCTGTCTTCCTCATCATGTACCTGGTCACCCTGGTGGGCAATGTACTCATCATCCTGGCCATCAACTCTGACACCCAGCTCCACACCcctatgtactttttcctcagcaACCTGTCCTTCATGGACATCTGCTTCACCACAGTCATTGTGCCCAAGATGCTGGTGAACTTACTCTCGGAGACAAAGTCCATCTCCTATGTGGGCTGCCTGGTCCAGATGTACTTCTTCATGGCCTTTGCAAACACTGACAGCTACCTGCTGGCCTCTATGGCTATAGACAGGctggtggccatctgcaaccccCTCCATTATGATGTGGCTATGAGCCCACGGCACTGCCTCCTCCTGCTGCTAGGTTCCTGCACCATCTCTCACCTGCACTCCATGCTGCGTGTGCTACTCATGTCCCGCCTGTCCTTCTGTGCCTCCCACACCATCAAGCACTTCTTTTGTGATACCCAGCCTGTGCTGAAGCTGTCCTGCTCTGACACCTCCTCCAGCCAGGTGGTGGTCATGACTGAGACCCTGGCTGTCATTGCAACCCCTTTCCTCTGCATCCTCTTCTCCTACCTGCGAATCATCCTCACGGTGCTCAGAGTGCCCTCTGTAGGTGGGAAGTGGAAGGCCTTCTctacctgtggctcccacctctctgtggtgGTTCTGTTCTATGGAAGTGTCATCTATGTCTATTTTAGACCTCTATCCATGTACTCAGTGGTCAAGGACCGGGTGGCCACAGTTATGTACACCATAGTGACACCCATGttgaaccctttcatctacagcctgaggaacaaagATATGAAGAGGGGTTTGAGGAAA ATGGTTCATCAGCTTAAATGA